In Aggregatibacter sp. 2125159857, one DNA window encodes the following:
- the tkt gene encoding transketolase: MSTRQQLANAIRFLSMDAVQKAKSGHPGAPMGMADIAEVLWRDFLHHNPTNPQWANRDRFVLSNGHGSMLIYSLLHLSGYDVSIEDLKQFRQLHSKTPGHPEFGYTPGVETTTGPLGQGITNAVGMAIAEKTLAGQFNREGHSIVDHHTYVFLGDGCLMEGISHEACSLAGTLGLGKLIAFYDDNNISIDGHVDGWFTDDTQKRFEAYGWQVIPAIDGHNPAQIIEAIKQAQAETNKPTLIICKTIIGFGSPNKSNSHDCHGAPLGDEEIALTRKALNWDYAPFEIPADIYAQWDAKAKGAELEKAWHEKFAAYAKAYPELAAEFTRRIEKKLPADWAKESQAFIDHLQANPASIASRKASQNAIEAYAKVLPELLGGSADLASSNLTLWSGSKPIRATQNVDGNYLNYGVREFGMAAIMNGIALHGGFIPYGATFLMFMEYAHNAIRMAALMKQRSLFVFTHDSIGLGEDGPTHQPVEQTSALRLIPNLNTWRPCDQVESAIAWKAAIERTDGPSALIFTRQNLAQMDRTSEQLANVARGAYVLKDCAGTPDLIFIATGSEVELAVKAAEQLTAEGKKIRVVSMPSTNVFDKQDEAYREAVLPSAVTKRVAVEAGIADFWYKYVGFNGRIVGMHSFGESAPADQLFKLFGFTVDNVVAKAKEIL, encoded by the coding sequence ATGTCAACTCGTCAACAACTCGCCAATGCCATTCGCTTTTTAAGTATGGATGCGGTGCAAAAAGCCAAATCCGGTCACCCGGGTGCACCGATGGGCATGGCGGATATCGCCGAAGTCTTATGGCGTGATTTTTTACATCACAACCCAACCAACCCACAATGGGCTAACCGCGACCGTTTCGTGCTATCTAACGGCCACGGTTCTATGCTGATTTACAGCTTGTTGCATTTAAGCGGTTACGATGTATCCATTGAAGATTTAAAACAATTCCGTCAATTACATTCCAAAACACCGGGTCACCCAGAGTTTGGTTATACTCCGGGTGTTGAAACCACCACCGGTCCGTTAGGTCAAGGTATTACTAACGCGGTAGGTATGGCGATTGCAGAGAAAACCCTTGCGGGTCAATTTAACCGTGAAGGTCATAGCATCGTGGATCACCACACCTATGTTTTCTTGGGCGATGGCTGTTTAATGGAAGGGATTTCCCACGAGGCTTGCTCTTTAGCGGGAACTTTAGGCTTAGGTAAATTAATTGCGTTCTACGATGACAATAACATTTCTATCGACGGTCATGTTGACGGTTGGTTTACTGATGACACACAAAAACGCTTTGAAGCTTATGGCTGGCAAGTGATTCCGGCAATCGATGGTCACAACCCGGCACAAATTATTGAGGCGATCAAACAAGCACAAGCTGAAACCAATAAACCGACCTTAATTATTTGTAAAACGATTATCGGTTTCGGTTCCCCGAATAAATCTAACTCTCACGATTGCCACGGCGCACCATTAGGTGATGAAGAAATCGCATTAACCCGTAAAGCATTAAACTGGGATTATGCACCGTTTGAGATCCCGGCCGATATTTATGCACAATGGGATGCAAAAGCGAAAGGCGCAGAGCTAGAAAAAGCATGGCATGAGAAATTTGCCGCGTATGCGAAAGCTTATCCGGAATTAGCCGCTGAATTTACCCGTCGTATAGAGAAAAAATTGCCGGCTGATTGGGCAAAAGAATCTCAAGCCTTCATTGACCATTTACAAGCTAACCCGGCAAGCATTGCAAGCCGTAAAGCATCACAAAATGCTATCGAAGCTTATGCGAAAGTGTTACCGGAATTACTCGGCGGTTCTGCCGACTTGGCAAGCTCCAACCTCACCCTTTGGTCCGGATCCAAACCAATCCGCGCGACTCAAAACGTGGATGGTAACTACCTCAACTACGGCGTACGTGAGTTCGGTATGGCAGCAATCATGAACGGTATTGCGCTCCACGGCGGTTTCATTCCTTATGGCGCAACCTTCTTAATGTTTATGGAATATGCCCACAACGCGATTCGCATGGCGGCATTAATGAAACAACGCAGCTTATTCGTGTTCACCCATGATTCCATCGGTTTAGGCGAAGACGGTCCAACCCACCAACCGGTTGAACAAACCTCCGCATTACGCTTAATCCCAAACTTGAACACATGGCGCCCTTGCGACCAAGTCGAATCTGCCATTGCTTGGAAAGCGGCGATTGAAAGAACCGATGGCCCAAGCGCATTAATTTTCACCCGTCAAAACTTGGCACAAATGGACCGCACTTCTGAGCAATTAGCTAACGTAGCGCGTGGTGCTTATGTATTAAAAGACTGCGCCGGCACGCCGGATCTGATTTTCATTGCGACCGGTTCTGAAGTGGAATTGGCAGTGAAAGCGGCAGAACAATTAACCGCAGAAGGCAAAAAAATCCGTGTGGTTTCTATGCCAAGTACGAACGTATTCGACAAACAAGATGAAGCTTATCGCGAAGCGGTATTGCCAAGCGCAGTGACTAAACGCGTTGCTGTTGAAGCAGGCATTGCCGACTTCTGGTACAAATACGTCGGTTTCAACGGTCGTATCGTTGGTATGCACAGTTTCGGTGAATCCGCACCGGCAGACCAATTGTTCAAACTCTTTGGTTTCACGGTGGATAACGTGGTCGCTAAAGCGAAAGAAATTCTTTAA